From Malus sylvestris chromosome 1, drMalSylv7.2, whole genome shotgun sequence:
CGAGTTATGtttgcttttttaattttttttgtgtcaggcgcGTGCCCCTCACTCGCGAGTGGGGGCGCGTCAGTCGACAAGTTCATAGGGCACAGGGCCCGCGCGCGCAGGAAATGCAGGTGACTGTTGGGAagcacgtggcttcccacggtccttTCGATCCCAACGGCTCTTTCATACGAGCTGTccgatttccaacggtaaaaaaaaaaaaaagctgatttaatatcaaccgttcgatttgagatcaacggttgatgTTAATCtactttataaattaaaaaaaaagaaaaaatagttttaaaattaagaaaagttaccgttgtgacacgtggcacaatctggagtattggaattcatttttttttaaatccaacggcagagattaattatttgaataaaaaaaaatttaaaattgtaaaaaaatatctgaaaattaaaaaaaaaaaatgtttctacttttctataaataccttctcattatcatctaccttacaccacaatttcatattttctcaagtactttcaatcaaattcctatctttctcttgaagtttcaatccaatttttttcaacaaaatgactactgctgcaggtacgaattggtcgcttcttgaagatgttgcgttgtgtactagctgggttgaagttactcatagttcgcttacgggtaatgagatgcaattGCGaaaaatgtggagtcttattcataccaattatcttgagaaaatgggtgggaGTAAAACCAAAGAATCAATGTCtagtcgttggaaattacttagccaatcgtttactatttggagagacgccttggcacaagctagtagtaatcttcgaagtggggaaaattacacggatcaggtaacaatatattatttatttgtttgtactatacccaaatttacattataattatttgtttgtattatttatttgttacctactttaattataattatttgtttgtattatttatttgttacctactttaattataattatttgtttgtattatttatttgttacatactttaattataattatttgtttgtattatttatttgttacctactttgattataattatttcttctccccCATTGTGTAGCtaattcaagcacaagcttggtatggtgccaaaaccaaaaccaaaaataaatcgttcaaccggtgggaatgttggaatattgtcaaagattgtcctaaattcagagttgtgtCTGTCGGTCTAGAAGTTGTCATGAACAGCACCCCGCTATACTCTACACCTGATAATGGCTCGCAAGAAGATGATGCAGAAGAAGTGCCCGAAACGCCCATccctgaacaagcgtcgggttcgacccgttatccaattaggcctcaaggtaagaaggcttcaaagagaaaaggaagtgcTTCCAAgcatgattatgcaaagtacaTGGAAGAACTTACTCACCATagtgaattgactttggcgcGGGAAATGGcgaaatttgaggctgataaggctagagatgaggcaaaAGTTGCAGCTGTTGAGAGAGAATTTGAAGCTaatcagagagaaagagatctACTTAGGTAAGAAAGGGAACTGGTTAGAGAATAAAGAATGGCTCAACGAGATCGTGAGATTATGAACAcgcctttagaagggaagtctccaaattctaaatatttttagaagtCGGAGAAAGAGGATGCGGTGcgtaggaggcgtgcaagagaagcgagagcaagaggagatggtcctaCCACGAtaagagaagatcatcctagcatcacaaattggttaagtgatgatgattagagtactttttgtaatcggagcccatagttttccaatcaccttgggttgtaatttattatttattgaattgagtattttatgttgtttcgaatttattgaatttagtactttatttaaagtgagagtaaATATATTCATACTAtaagagaatctttattcaaataaaattacacaaacacaccaaataataaaaacctcactaaatgaactaaaataaaacacaccaaataaaattacataaacataccaaataataaaaaacacactaaatgaacttaattatcttcagcttgtttcaatgctcactggtgctctatcaagtcatttTGCCTTGCATTGTGCATGTCTGGCCTTTGAaatgcagtatatcgttgaatgatcctttcattgtaacgtccatccctttctaatggctcatgttgcacgggCTCATCGGTGgggtcatgagcacaatatatacgtgttcttgaattgttcatcgtgtctgactcatattcatcaacggcttcataatcgtactcatcttccacaatcatgttgtgaagaatgatgcacgtcatcatgatggatcgaagcgactctacatcaaacaatctggcaGCATCCCTGATAATCGCCCagcgagcttggaggataccgaAACAAAGCTtcacatccttcctgcacccctcttgacatcttgcaaagtgttattcctttgcacttcgcagacgtggcactgttttgaaaaatgttgaccaccttgggtaaatgccgtTAGCTAAgtagtatggcccgtcgtaCATACGTTCGTTGACCtcatacgtgacttttggtgcctttccttgcaggacatcattgaacactggggattgggtaAGGACGTttaggtcattttgagctcctagaaccccgaaaaaggcgtgccaaatccatgtatcaaaatatgCCACAttttccaaaatgatactttttgctcattttctgtCTCCATAAGcgcattgccatgcacttggacaatttttccaCGTCCAATGCATACAATTAATGCTCATAATCATCTCAGGAAAACCTTGCATCTCGACCTTCATCAGAAGCCTTTCCAAGCCCATGTGAGTTGGTTTCCGGAAgtactctgcggtgtagatagattcgattgctccgcaaaacctcattagggactcaagaatggttgatttccccatcatcgctatctcatccacttggtctgcagatgctccatacgtAAGCATCCGCAGCgcagcagtaattttttgctcgggaagaagacccatagcaccacaagcatcattcttttgcacaatgtaagaatcatggttgcaaacagcaatcatgattttgttgaacaaatgttgttccattctaaaacgacgtctgaagtacgtatcaggaaatgcactATTATGGATAAAATAATCGTCCAACAGCTCATCACCTCGttgttgcctgcttctatcaaggtttctgGAACAGGTGGGCCTGCATATCTGAGCCACACcttggatgactcgacgggaatgtgggcctctggccattcttgcttcgtcatctctcattctctgttcctcatcctcttccttctcattttAGGCTATAtggagattgaacattccttcagattgagtaaacaattcttcctcttcttgatcgatttcccacatcatgcttgaagaagaagacattgtaagtagaaactatgaataatgatacagattttgatttggtgaaaaaggaagcagaaactatgaataatgataaagatattgagaaaattggtgtgagatttaaaatgatggatgatggattatatAGAGGATTCTAaaatgattaggttgtagatagtgTCACGTGGCATgtcgtcattcgttaaaaatctaatcgaaatctatcctaaaaaattctgaaaagataatgacacgtggcacgacgacattggataaaaatcttatcgaaatccatcactaataattatcttttcggataatgacacatggcgcaatgagaacgatttaaaatctaatcgaaatctatcctcaaagattatgaaaagataacgacacgcgGCATGATGACATtcgataaaaatcttatcgaaatctatgaCCAATAATAGTCATTTTGGGtaaatgacacgtggtgtaacgagaacgatttaaaatatcttatccgaaattacaaataaatttatttagtatgattttgtaaaaaaaataattaataaatattttattgcctattgccaaggctattcaagtgcaatggtggagatgcaaaatgcagttactgttcattatggcagttactgttcacaggGTGGATTGAATAATGGATTGCCTGGAGGGAGGGCTCCaatggtggagttgctctaatggATTTGGGTCCATAACCATGAGTTCCAATGTACGAGATCTTGTAGTACTTAGAGATGTTTTGCATATCATACTTTAAACATAGTATATATGTCCAATTTTAAATGAGGTCTCGATTGCAGGTTCACCTCATAAAATATTTAGTAATACAAGTtgttgaggtctattacaattccattcaacaactttaaaacatttcactttcatacctcaagtactattttatttcaatataatacatccgttagattttccattcattaatttgttaaatgctgacgtggctgccaaatgtctgccacgtggcaaaaaaaataattttttatttttatttttcttttcttcctcccttttctttttcttcttctttgtcgcTGAGGTTGGGGGGGGTTAgggacgattttttttttcttttcttcctccctcttctttttcttcttcttcctcttctttttctttttcttcctcttcttcttcttctttgtcgctggggtggggggtggggttagggacaaatattttttctttttcttcttcttcttcttcttcgctggggttgggggggggggtttgggacaattttttttttcttttcttcctccctcttcttctttttcttcttcctcttctttttcttcttcttcctcttcttcttcttctttgtcgcTGGGGTTCCCGGGGGGGGGTGTTAGGGacaatatttgttttttcttttcttcctccctcttcttcttcttctgggtcgtTGGGTGGGGCGGGAGAgggacaaatttttttcttctcttcttcctccctcctcttcttcttctttctcttcttcttctgggtcgctgggggggggggaggacaattttttttctttttctttcttcctccctattcttcttcttcttgcagatctgggttttttttttgttgagaaaattcaggttttaaaaaaaaattaaaaaaattttttttttaccaagtggcagacatttggcagccatgtggcacaaatgtggtagccacgtcagcatttaacggattaatggatggaaaatctaacggatgtattatattgaaataaaatagtacttgaggtatgtaagtaaaatgttttaaagttgttgtatgaggttgaaaTGGACCCCAAAcctaaggtatgaaagtgtaatttacccatttatttagtattattttgtaaaaataataattaataaatactttattgcctattgccaaggCTATTCAAGTGCAAGGATGGAAATGCAAAatgcagttactgttcattatggcagttactgttcacaggGTGGATTGAATAATGGATTGCCTGaagggagggctccaagggtggagttgctctaatggATTTGGGTCCATAACCATGAGTTCCAATGTACGAGATCTTGTAGTACTTAGAGATGTTTTGCATATCATACTTTAAACATGGTATATATGTCCAATTTTAAATGAGGTCTCGATTGCAGGTTCACCTCATAAAATATTTAGTAATacaagttgttgatgcacaaaatcagtgaggactttggtacaacagaaaatgttaagtttgtgaccttcgctagattgttccagtcactagtgtggataaatatgtaaatagatagagacagggaagcaaacacaagatgtatgtggttcacctagatttctacgtccacggagtagaggagttctcattaattgtgaagggtttacacaagtacataggttcaagctcttctttagtgagtacaagtgaatgatttagtataaatgacattaggaaatattgtgggagaatgatctccttgtatagaagagtttctagctttgttatgacattaacacgtgtcgtgttgtgattggcttcagatgttgacacgtgtcgcgctgtgattggtttctgatgtcgacacgtgtcgcactgtgattggcctcctggttggagagaaactcttctaggtccttgacggtataacgttaaccagtgctcagtagtttcaggattggtcaaatatggtacaaacacaagtTATACAACCACAAAATGGAAGGTT
This genomic window contains:
- the LOC126613859 gene encoding uncharacterized protein LOC126613859, encoding MQLRKMWSLIHTNYLEKMGGSKTKESMSSRWKLLSQSFTIWRDALAQASSNLRSGENYTDQLIQAQAWYGAKTKTKNKSFNRWECWNIVKDCPKFRVVSVGLEVVMNSTPLYSTPDNGSQEDDAEEVPETPIPEQASGSTRYPIRPQGKKASKRKGSASKHDYAKYMEELTHHSELTLAREMAKFEADKARDEAKVAAVEREFEANQRERDLLR